In the genome of Candidatus Bathyarchaeota archaeon, the window AGACTCCAACATTATCAGAAGCAAACCAAAGTTAAGAAGAAGACCGGGTATTGGATCGGCGTATAGACGTCTAAGAAGCGTGGGCTCCACGATAAGGCCTAAAATTCCGCACAAGAATGCGACAAGGATTAAAGCTATCCAATAGTTACCTCCAGAAGCTATAACTTGGAATGCTATGAATGCACCGAGCGCATAGTAGCCTCCATGAGCAAAATTGAGAATGCCCATTAATCCGAAAATCAGGCTTAGCCCCATAGAGATCAGTGCAAGCGCCAGACCCCAAACTAAACCGTTCATAACAGCAGATATTACTAAGGACAAGTCAACCAATTTTGTTCACAAATTCCCACTCAAGGTAAGAAGTATTTAAGAGTTAACCGTTTTAGCGTATACTATCAAGAAATTATCTACTTTCTAAAATCAATGAATACGCTTAGTTTAGATGGTATAATCAAAAATTAGCAATAACTTAGTATGCGTTATTTTCTCAACCTTCTTTGGACAGTCTCGCTCTCAAGTTCATTGATAGCATTGGAAGCGATCCAACGGGCGGTCTTAGAATTGATTTGTCGGATTTCCTTAGCAGCTTTGATAGCTGACTTATTCAGGTTGGGATTCCTTTTCCCAATATTCCTAAGCGCCCAGTTTACAGCCTTTTTTACAAAGTTGCGATCGTCTGTAGCTCCACTTTTTATTACAGGTAATAACTTGATGAATTTTTCGTCTTCTGCCTCTTTATCATGCCATGCAAGACATGCTATAAGCGCAAATGCGGCCCTCTTAACGAATTCCTCTTCACGCTTTGGCCAATCGAGGATTTTCTTCCAAGCTAGAGGAGTTTTTTCAAATAGGTTCATACAAACCTGATCACAAACATCCCATGAGTTGATGCCTTTGACCCAGTCCTCCATCTGTCTCTCTGTCAATTTCTGGTGCTCATCGATCATTGCAGCAACGATTCGTGCTTCAATTATCCCAGTCTTCCATAATGCAAGTGCAAGCTTGTGATCCTCCCCTGTCTCTTTTGCAATCTTTCGCATTTCGGGGACCGATACTCCCAATCTTTGTTCAACTGCCATGCCAAATTTGGCCATACCTTTTAGTTGATTAGGTTTAGCCTTGTTCTTCAGTTTGTTTAGTATCTCTTCCACAGAAGTCATATTTCATTTCCTCTATCTATTTATGCAGATTTTAAATTCATACTTATTATTTACAGGATTTACAGATTACTTTTCTTTTGAACAGACTTAAAGCGCAGGATTAACTAATCCGATTTTTCTTTTGTTATCTTCAATACGATAATTATTAGGTAATCCTAATTAGGTAAACCTAATAAGTAACCAAGTATATATAAGATTTTTCATGGGGTAGGTAAAATTGAAGGAAGAAGCGGTAACCGAGAGTATTGAGAACTATTTGGAAGCTTTGTTGAGGGCTAACGAACAAGGCCAAGATTTAACCCAAATAAAATGGATCGCTGAGTATCTTGAAGTAGCTCCTCCTAGCGTAGTAGAAATGTTGCGGAAGATGGAGAAAGAAAATTATGTTGAATATTTACCGAGGAAAGGAGTTAGACTTACCGGTAAAGGGAAAAAGATTGCAAAAGCGGTTATTCGCAATCATCGCCTTATAGAGGTCATGATGGAGAAAACACTTCATATACCTATAGATCACGAAAGCGTTTGTGGAATAGAGCATCATATGTATAGAGATTTCACTAATGCATTATGCACTTTATTAAATCATCCTAGAAAATGCCCACACGGGGAATTAATTCCTAAAGGTGAATGCTGTCCTAAATAAAATAAATCACGGCATTAGTGCGCATTCCTCGTATACACATGAATCTTTATTAAATTCAAAATTTTCTAGAGTTCTTGGTTAAATAGTATGCCCGGATTACAGAGGGTAATTTTAGGCAATCTGCCCCTGCTCGGTATAAGTTATCAAGGCACAGAGAAAGATAGAGAGTACAAGAAAAAATTCTCAGACAAAAACGAATTAAAACTTATTTTGCGAGTAGGTTTAAAACATAAAGTAAGAAATTTTTCAGCTTCTTCTTTTGATTTTAATGAACTCGCTCCTTTGCATCTTGAGGTGGTGAAGGAGCTAGAAAAAGAAGAGAATATAAAAATCCCTTTAATCGCATGCCAGGGGATTCCTATTAAGTTTCAAGGTCAGAGGATAGATGATTATCGGAGATGGGCTACACATCTAAAATATGAAACGAATGAGTTTGGACAAGAAGTCAAAACTAGATATTTGGAGGATCCTATACTAAATTTCCGAACAAATTGGAGAGAAAATCTTAGCTCATCTAAGCCTTATGATAAAAAGGAAATTGAAAACAATCTCAGCATCAATTGGAGACAATGGGAAGAAAACCTCCAAAAGTTCTCAGATTACGAAGTAGAATTCATGGAGCCAGGATCCGAAACAGATTTCCTAGCTTTATGCAGAATTGATTTATTAGAGGAACTTGTCGATAGGACGCGTGAGTTAGGATATAGAATTCTATTGGGATCACATCATCTAGGATCTACTGCGTATATGATTAAAAGAAAGATAGAAGGTTACGATGGATTCGTTACTCCGGTGAATAAACTTGGCCTAATGATGTTTCCACTTCAAAGAAAAGCTGAAGAAGCAATTAAAGAAGTTAGAAAAGATGGAAAATTAATAATTGCTGTAAAGCCTTTTGCTGGTGGTAGAATAGAACCGAAGGAAGCTCTCGAATACGTTTTTAATAAAATGAAAGTAGACTCTTGCATGATTGGTGTTGGCTCGGTGGAAGAAGCAGAATTTGATATTCAAATAGCAGAAAAAATTCTCAAAGCCATCGATCAGATTGGTACAAAGACGCTGTAAAGCTTTGAATTTAAAAAGTAAGTTATCCCAAATAAGCTAACAGTATCAATTTTACATCCTTTTAAATTGGTGAGCCGCATGCATCTTCAAACGTCCCTACGCCGCTCCCTAAATCGCCTAAACTGATTACACTGCTTTCAGTTTTCAGATCAAATTCTTCAGGTATAACGGCATACTCTATGTAAACTTGTGAGCCCCCACCCTTTATAGTATAAAGTTTCTTAGCATAACTCGCCAAGACGATTTTAACATCTTTGTCATCATCACGTCCTTCAACAATCCATTGCCTTCCACTTTCTATCTTCTGTATTTTCAGTTTTGGATTGTCAAAATTGATTGTCTTATTATTCTTAAAATCTTGGAAAATTATAGATCTGTGAAAATATCTATTTGAATTTTTTCCAGCTTTAAGGCAAAAAAACGATATTGAAAATCCCCTCTGGAAAACTACCCTCCCCCAATGAAAATGGCCGAACGTTGTAACCCCAACCACCTTCTGTATGTGCGCTGTCCCCCTGAATCTTTTTCCGAGCACAGTACCTTTAGCGTCTAGAAAAATATCCACCCAACCCATACCGAATGGGGGCATAAAAACACCGTAGGCATCTTTATT includes:
- a CDS encoding metal-dependent transcriptional regulator yields the protein MKEEAVTESIENYLEALLRANEQGQDLTQIKWIAEYLEVAPPSVVEMLRKMEKENYVEYLPRKGVRLTGKGKKIAKAVIRNHRLIEVMMEKTLHIPIDHESVCGIEHHMYRDFTNALCTLLNHPRKCPHGELIPKGECCPK
- a CDS encoding DNA alkylation repair protein encodes the protein MTSVEEILNKLKNKAKPNQLKGMAKFGMAVEQRLGVSVPEMRKIAKETGEDHKLALALWKTGIIEARIVAAMIDEHQKLTERQMEDWVKGINSWDVCDQVCMNLFEKTPLAWKKILDWPKREEEFVKRAAFALIACLAWHDKEAEDEKFIKLLPVIKSGATDDRNFVKKAVNWALRNIGKRNPNLNKSAIKAAKEIRQINSKTARWIASNAINELESETVQRRLRK